The segment CATCTGTGCCCTcggcacataggcacacataagCCCatatgcacacctgcacacaccgACAGCAACACTGTACACAGACAcaataccacacatatacaatgTAACATACCCCAGAGTATacacatgaaaattaaaaaaataagcaatatGAAATGATTTAGTGTCTTCCAATCCACACTCAAAACGAGGCTCTAATCTGACCATGATCTGACCTCACTCATCTCTTGCAGCCTTAGCTTACCATCTAGACTCActgattctttgtttttgtttttcaataggCCAACCTTGCCCCATTTTAAACTGTGTTTGTGAgcgtttgtgtgtatgtgtgtgaatgagtgcaTGCAGAAGGCAGAGGGCAACACTGGGTATCCTTCTGTAGGTAACATGCctacacagagagaggggaaggggagggaggggaagagagagtgggagggagaggaggaggagagggagagaagagagagtttTAATCGTGTATTgaagtgtctgtctgtgtgggcaCATTCCAGTGTCTATGAAGGCCAGAGGCATTAGagtccctgcagctggagttacaagaaATTATGAGtctcctgatgtgggtgctgggaatcaaactcaggtccccttaAGTGCTGAGCTGCCTTTCCATCCCCtcaactttttatttcttcaagagaAGCTCTTTCACTAGAACTTTCCAAATAGGCTTGGCTGGCTAGCCAGCAAGTCTCAGTACTTAGCTTGTCTCTACCTTCCCAAGGCTACGAGGCTCtgattaaatttttttcattgattctgggcaccaaactcaggttcttgtgCAAGGCAAACACTTCACCAAATGAGTCATCACCTTGGTTCCAAATTCTTAGCTCTTTTGATTTCCTCTGTCTGGGAAACTCTCGTCGGTTCTCTGCTGgctccttttaattttttcaagtCTTGCTTCAAATGTTTCATCGTCCTGAAAATGTCCCACATTTAAGTAACTTCTActcatctatatttatttatatattttaagtgtgttttatgtgtatgtgtattttgcctccactgatggaagccagaagaggatgtcagatttcctacaactgaagttatagacagttgtgagctgccactggGTGCTCTTGGCGGCTAacccatctctctaggcccatccaagcattttattctattttcttatttgaatatatgtatgtatgtatgtatgtatgtatgtatgtatgtatacatatatagacattgcatatacacacatatatatatgtatacacacacacacacacatatatatgtgtgtgtgtatgtgacagaGACACAGTTTTATGCAACATGGCTGCctttgaactcccaatcctccagcctctaccttacctattgggattacaggtatgcaccaccatggaCTGACATTtacttatataatttttttcttgtttgtctttcttCAAGAGAAAGCTGCTCTGTGAGGCCAGGGAATTGTTCCTTTTGATGTGACTATATTTCGAGTGCTGAAATGGGGCCTAGcagatatttaataaatatttgttgaatgaataaaaatgtattgctcaaggctggagagatggttcagtgagtaaagtACTTACTGCTTGAGTTTCGGAGTTCAgcacctcagcacccacataagaagCAGAGTGTAGgccatgtctgtaatcctggtATTGGGGGGAGAAGACAGGAAGTTCCCgtggctcactggccagccagtcttgACTGTCAGCCAGTTCTTGATCcagtgaaagactgtctcaaaaaataaggtggggagTGACAGAGGACAACAGCCAAAGTTGACCTCTGGGTTTGAGTcttggaacccacataaaaatccGGATACAGTGAGCCAGCACTGCTGAGTAGGGCACGCAGTGACAGAAACAAGAAAGACTTTGTTTcaacccaaagttgtcctctgacctacacacacacacacacacacacacacacacacacacacaagataaaaaatagatagagccaggcagtggtgacacacaccgcctatgatcccagcactctgggaggcagaggcaggcggatttctgagttcgaggccagcctggtctacagaatgagttccaggacagccagggctatacagagaaaccctgtctcgaaaaacccaaaaatcaaaacaacaacaacaacaacagcaaacccCAAGAATAGGTAGTCTGGAACTCATACGCTTTAAAGGGTTTTGGTAGATATAAATGGAAGGAGTTTACAACAGCgtttctttctctaattccttttttaggtctatgtagtcctggctggtgctagacagagatcttcctgcttctgtctccttagtgctgggatcaaagaaaATCATCAGAAGAGAGATCCAACAGACATCCTCAGTGAAAGAAGTCACATCCAGAAAACCTCAGGCTCAAGGCATTGTAAAGAAAGACTATATACAGTTCTAACAACAATTATGCTCTAATTATACTCCGAATCAAGTAGATCATGGAATTATGGGAAGGAGCTGATAGATTTGAAAATGACCAAGtggaaaaggtttttttttctgtatttttgagGCAGAATTTAACTTTGCAGCCTTTAATTTAACTTAGCTGGCCTAAGCAGTATTTTCTAAACTGAAGTTTACCagagcacggggggggggggggggggggccgcaTAGCCAGAATGACAGTgtatgggaggctgaggcaggaagatgaggagctcaaggctagcctgggctatggagAGAAAATCTATCTCAGAGGAGCAAAGACAacactaaataaaaaaattagagttTATAGTTGTTGAAGTAAAAATTCAGTTCAAGAGTGAAATGACAAACAAGACACAGTTGAAGAGACAATGCTTAAATGAGTGGAGTGAATTATAGAAAGCCTCGGTGTAACTCACAGAGATAGGAAGGTATGAAGCGTGAAGCAGAGGTTGAGAGACATGGATCCTTCAACACACTTCTAATCAGACATTGGCTGCACACTCTCCAGAATTACATCCGCCCTTAGATGAAGGAAGTATATTGTGTGCCAAGCAGGAACGAGAGAATGACAGAGCCAAAGCCAAAGTGCATCTCTGTGTACGATCTTAGTCTGGATTCTACCCCTGTTTCTTGGCATGGTGTCCCTGTATAAACAGCCTACACTGGCCTGGAATCACTACCAGACTGCCCTTAATTTAAtgatgatctttctgcctcagtttctccagtgcTTGGATCACAGGAATGGGCCACCACGTTTGACCTTCATCTattatttttgagtttttttagtttttgttctttgagacaagtCTTACGTAGTCCAAGCTGAGGCTCAGCTCTCTCTATGTCATTGAGAATAATTTGACCTTTTTAAATTCACAGATTTATTCTTATTATCTTTAATTTtgtctacatgtgtgcctgtgtgtgagagcatgtaaGTACAGATGCCTGCAGAGGATGGAGGTATGCATTCTCCCGGATCTGGGGGTACAGGTTGTTGTATCTAATGTGTGTGCAGAGTCAAGCTCTGGTGTACAGAGAGTCAAGCTCTGGTTCTCTAGAAGAGGAGTACGTGCTtgttaactgctgacccatctttcCAGTTCCTAGCTTTAATTGAAAATTgaatttatttagtgtatgtgtgttcatgagcATGTGGGGTACACACATAGAAGGAACTCGGAGGATAAtttgtgggaatcagttctctgcACCACATGGGTTCTCAGGATTGAGATTGAATTTTAGTTCATtgtggtggcaagcacctttattccCTGGGCTgacctgaccttgaacttctgatccttctgcctcgaCCTACCTAGCACTTGGACCACAAGTATGCGCCATCATACCTGTTTTGTGCAGGACTGTGGATCAATCCAGAGCTtcaagcatgctaggcaagcactcctcCAACTAAACTACACCCCAGCCAGGAATCTGATTTCAACAAACACATGGGGCTTGTCTTGAGAAGCACTGTGTCTAGAAGATATATGAGAGGCTTCAGCAGAATTAAGTTCTTTTTGGTTGAAcggtacttctttttttttttttccgagatagggtttctctgtgtagccctggctgtcctggaactcactctgtagaccaggctggcctcgaactcagaaatccacctgcctctgcctcccagagtgctgggattacaggcgtgcgccaccaccgcccggctgaaccGTACTTCTAATGGTCTTATAGGCATGTCCGAAGCTGGGGGCTTTATATATCCCTAACAGCACAGGGACTGAATGAATGGCTGATGAGCTGTGAAACACAAACCTGTTTCACTTTCACAGTCCAAATGAAGATGTTTGTCTAATTGTGTGTGGAAGATAAGAGCAAGCCACATCTCAGCAGTTACACGTTTACAAAATCTAATCAGAACCTCAATGTTCAGGGTCACTTGTCTCATAGCAGAGTGGTAGAGTAGGGTAAGATAGATTACAGAACGAGAAAATAAGGGTTAGTTGAGCTTCACCTTTTGCGCAGGCGCAGAAGGAAGCCTACGAATAAAACCTGAGAGtgctcttcccccacccctttccgGCTTGCCTCTAGCGCAGGCGCATAGAGTGCTCCAATATGGCCGCCTCCGTGGATCTGGAGTTGAAGAAGGTAAAGGGGGCTTTTCAGAAGACAGACTCTTTTGTTTGAATGATGAAGCGAGTGGGGacgagaatgggggtggggaggctctTGCTGGTGGAAGGAGACTGTAGGGGGCGGGATCTGGGCTCCCGGAGCCCTGAGACGGGCGGGACTCGCTCTGCTTCAGGTGGAGGGTCTAGCTGGCAGGAGCTGCTTCGGGCGGGTGGGTTAGGTCGCTGGGTCGCGTGCGGGCTGGGCTGCAGTGTGTCCTTTATGTTGGAACTTCAGAGACATAGCTCTGTGTTTTGGAGCCGTCGGGTTCCTAATTTCATAGCAAGAACTGAAGACAGCGTCTCACAGTGATGCCCGTCGGGGTGCTTGCCGGAGCACCGGCAGTTTTGGTTTCCTTGTTTGATTTGAAAAACTCCAGGTTCAACTTTTGCTTTTAAAGGTCATTTATTCTGTACCATACCTTCCCCATCACTTTTGTAAAGAGCTCACacaccacccctcctccccaagtAAGCTTTCCAAAAGACCTTTCAGAGGAattggattattattattattattattattttcaatccGTTGCTTAGAAAtggttttgttgtcattttggttttttgtttttgctttcttttttgtttgttttttaaagtgatAGCGTCTCAGTGTTGTCTGgagacttactatgtagccaggcTTTCCTTGAACtccagtctttctgcctcagtctcttgagttctgggaattACAATCTTGAGTCAAATGTCAGTTTATAAATGGGTTGTtaattggaaacatttttttcctacttaACAGTCCAACGACCCTGACTGTGCTTTCTTTGTGGAGAGGTAGCTGTAATTAGAGAGGACCCCAGAATTCATTCAGTTTAAATGTACTTTCTAGAAAGGTAAACTTCTAGTGctttttggtttgtggtttgtttggtttggtttggttagacCCTGAACCCCTAATGCATTTTAGTGCTGCCTTCCAAGTATTAGTGTAACAGATATGTGCTAGGGTCCCTGGCAAGAAAAGTCTTAAAAGATTGAACCCCAGGCAAAAAAATGGGTCAGTGGGTGAAGAGACTTGCTAGGCAGCCTGGCTGGTTAAGTTCTAGCCCTAGAactcatggtggaaggagagaactgctcAAAGTTGTTCTCAAATGCCTTAGAGGCACACCCTAGTACACTGGTCCCTAGctcacacacaataataaacacATCTTAAAAACCCGAGTCTAGAATTTGGGATTATTGTGacctttttttttcaatcagtaggttcttttttttgggggggggggttggggtatttggtctttttgagacagggtttatatagccctggctgtcctggaactcactctgtagaccaggctggcctcgaactcagaaatccgcctgcctctgcctcccagagtgctgatattacaggcatgcgccactgacgccaccaccaccaccactaccaccactaccaccaggctGACTAGTAGGTTCTTTAgatgagaaacatttttaaaacttgtgtgtgtgtaggcatgcttGCAAGGTGCTTAGTGGAGGTCAGAGATAACTtttggaagttggttctctcttagGTAGTGGGTCCTGGGGTTTGAACTCTTGGTGCCAGGCCTTCTAGGCAAGCTGAACCATCTACTGGCCcagattctggttttgttttttccaaacaGAGGCAGAGTttcatgtagcctgggctggcctggaacttggctGTGTAGTTGTCATGCACCTCTACACCCAGTTTTCCCCAGTCCTAGGATTTGCACTCAAGGCTTCCTGCATTGGACAAGACCTCTCACTGGAACCTAGGGATTACCACTTTGGCTAGATTGTCTGTCTAGTGAGCTGCAGGGACCTTTTTTTCTCCTACCTCCATGCCTAGCATTAAACAACAGAAGAAAGTTGTATTTTTACGTATGTATCTTGcttgcatgaatgtctgtgtaccGCATGCGTGCTGCCCTCTCAGGCTAGAAGAGGGCTTTGCATCGCCCTGAAACTGTAGTTAACAGGTGGTTGTGGCCTGCTATGTGGggactgggaaccaaacctggtcctctgcaagaacagccagtgctcccaagctcagctttctttctggGCCCTGGGGGGTGAACTTTGGGTCAGTTGACTGAACTGTTTCCCAAGCTCCCGTAAGTAGCATCTTCAGTAGCTGCCTTTGGTTAACCTTTGCCTTAGCAGTACGACAGCTGAAATAGCTGTTCCTAATAAAAGAAGCCACTTGTTACAGTTCTGGGGATGCTAAGCATGTGgaccttgccttttgccattctTGTCTCGAAACATGTAAACTTAGCCTTTTACAGCATTCTCTCGTGGGATAAATCTCagcctttaaaatttttctttttctctttttcttttttgagacatggtctccccATGTGTTCTggactagcctgaaactcactatgtaggtagaccaggctagccttgaaatcacAAGAGatctccctgagtgctgggattaaaagtgtacattTCTATGCCTGATATGTAAATCTCAGCTTTCTATATATAAAGCTTTatgtaaaatgttttctcttcttttcatgtGAGCTCaggttccagggatggaactcatgTTGTTAGGCATGGTAGTAAGTACCtgtacctgctgaaccatctggtggacctctgtctgtctgtccacccatctatttatctatctatagatagaataaaattaatttaaaagtgtttgtgtgtgcatataaaagTGTGCTCAAGTGTTCTCTTACCATGTAGTtctcagggatcaaacttaggtcatcaggcttggtggagAGTGCTGTTATCTGCTGAGTCAATCTCGCTGGCcctaaaaaaattatcttttgtgAAACTAGGGGTcttgtagctcagcctggcctcgaaTATCTTATGAGTCTGAGTCCTAAACAACTCCTgaacctcctgcttctgcctcccagttgtTAGGATTATAGGTGGGAGACACCAGGACTGGCTCTCCAGCCAGTATTTTGAATAATGTGGGGTGTTTTGGAGTCTAGTTATTTAATACAGATTAATAGGTTGTTTCTTgctttggatctctgggtttATCTCCTGAATGTTATTTATCCTTTTTATTACTCTCTGGTTACTTGATAAATATAGCTAtactcagcaatccacctgcctctgcctcccaagtgctgggattaaaggtgtgcaccaccaccgccccggcaaTATGGCTATTTTTTAAtgcatgtttgtttgcttgttcataTTGATAACGTTGTCTATAAATAGGGCTAACGAATAGGGTATATTTAGAATAGTGTTAATAATCCTGTTGACTCTTATTTGTGCTTATCTTGGTAAATTTTACAGCCTTGTCTGGTTAGCATGCTCTGTTGTAACAAATCTAAATTTGACTTAAAAGTTTAGcttactaaatcaagcacttgTTTTCCTTAGGCCTTCACAGAACTTCAAGCCAAAGTCATTGATACTCAACAGAAGGTGAAGCTTGCAGACATACAGATTGAACAGCTGAACAGAACGAAAAAGCACGCACACCTCACGGACACAGAGATCATGACGCTGGTAGATGAGACTAACATGTATGAAGGCGTAGGGAGAATGTAAGTAAATTACatcctttgtgttgttttgggtgAATTAAATGGTAGAattgtttgttttcaaattgGGTTAAACAAAAACTTGTGTTTTTTAGgccaggtggtggcgcacacctttaatcccagcacttgggaggcagaggcaggtggatttctgagttctaggccagcctggtctacagagtgagttccaggacagccagggctacacagagaaatcctgtctcaggcgggaaaaaaaacccaaaaaacttgAGTTTTTTAATTTTGGGCTATAGAAATAACTTGTaagctttccttttttgtttttaatattagatatattctttatttacatttcaaatgatttcccctttcctggttcccctcttccccctgaAAGTTtcataagctatctcccctctccctgttccccaatcaaccccctcctgtcctgtcctggtattcccctacactgctgcatcgagcctttccaggaccaggggcctctcctccctttgatgtccaaaatggccatcctctgctgccatgtatctggagccaaggggtccctccatgtgtactctctggttgaaggttttgtccctgggagctctgggagtactgggtggctcatattgttgttcctcctatggtgctgcaaaccccttcagctccttgggtcctttctctagttcccccattgaggaactcaatgtgctcagttcaatggctggttgagagtgtccccctctgtatttgttgtgcactggcagagcctccaggtgacagctatatccggctccagtcagcaagtacttgtgggcattgataatagtgtctgggttttgtaactgtatgtgggatgggtcactaggtggggtagtctctggatggtctttccctcagtctctgctccacactttgtctctgtatccccttctgtgggtattttctccccccttctaagaagtaccagagtatccatactttgttcttccttcttcttgggcatcatttggtctgtgaattgtgtcttgggtattccaagcttccacttatcagtgagtgcataccatgtgtgttcttttgtgattgggattgggttacctcacttaggatgatatttttctgttccacccatttgcctaagaatttcatgaattcattgtttttaatagctgagtagtattccattgtgtaaatctaccacattttctgtatccattcctctgttgagggacatctgggttctatttgagcttctggctattacaaatagggctgctatgaacatagtgaaacatgtgtccttattacatgctggggaatcctctgggtatatgctcaggagtttTTTAATTTTGGGCTATAGAAATAACTTGCAAaagctttcttaaaaaaaaaaaaacccaggtggttttatatgtgtgtatttttaaattttatgtttttctctttttctctctccctctctgtggggGCATGGGTATGTGTGGGTGTAGGTGTGCCTGTgcctgcctgccccaccccaccccacccttgtcCATGCCAATGAAGGTGttagatctcttggaactggatgTAGGTGCTTGAGAGCCTCGTGATGCTGGTGCTGGcacctgaacttgggtcctctgcaagagcagctagaaCTCCTAACTGCCGAaccctctctccagccacagcccttttaaaaatgtttctattaactatgtatgtatgtatggctgTAAGTACAGGTCCCCACTAATTTATGCTTTGTACTAATTATCACtataatctatttattttaaagcattcTTAATGAGTGAAAATAAAGACATGTTATTGAGAAAGAAAGAGTACTCGTGAGTCCGAGGAGTGGgctagtgagca is part of the Apodemus sylvaticus chromosome 13, mApoSyl1.1, whole genome shotgun sequence genome and harbors:
- the Pfdn1 gene encoding prefoldin subunit 1 isoform X3, which encodes MAASVDLELKKAFTELQAKVIDTQQKVKLADIQIEQLNRTKKHAHLTDTEIMTLVDETNMYEGVGRMFILQSKEVIHNQLLEKQKIAEEKIKELEKKSYLERSVKEAEDNIREMLMARRAQ
- the Pfdn1 gene encoding prefoldin subunit 1 isoform X2; amino-acid sequence: MAASVDLELKKAFTELQAKVIDTQQKVKLADIQIEQLNRTKKHAHLTDTEIMTLVDETNMYEGVGRMFILQSKEVIHNQLLEKQKIAEEKIKELEQKKSYLERSVKEAEDNIREMLMARRAQ